Within Triticum dicoccoides isolate Atlit2015 ecotype Zavitan chromosome 1B, WEW_v2.0, whole genome shotgun sequence, the genomic segment GGTTTGGCAAATGGTAAGAAAATAAGCCAATGTGTGCCGTGGAGATGTAGCTGAGCAGGGGATTTTGGCTAAAAGGGGCATTTAGATAGTTGTTTACAGTACATCTTCAGCTGCTTTGACATTCCGCACAATATTCCAAGCCACGTACACATTATCGTACTAGCTAATTACTACTCCCCCATCTCATATTCGCAAGTTAACATAGCTTGCGAAAACGTCTTACATTAAGGGGCGAAGGAAATCCTGTATAGTTCTAAAAAAAGAAGTTAAtgctatatactccctctgtccgaaaatacttgtcctagaaatggatatatctagacttattttagttatagatacattcattttctCTAATTTTAGGACGAGTATTTCCAGACAGAGGGAGTATCTAAGAAGTTGATCTCACTAGTTTCAATCTCCCATCATGCAACTATGTCAACTCACCATGTTATCatttatgaaaaagacaaatctttAATGCAACCATGCATGAAAAAAAAATCCAACTTTAAAATGCACCATGCATGCTACTAAAATTGAATAAATATTTAACAACTATTAAATAATCAATATATTGTATGTATTTTAGTTCCAATTCTCACATTTATAATTTAAATACTAATGTTTCATACAACGAAACCTCATTGAAATAATTGCAACTGATTCCCACAGTAACGTGTGGGGTGTCATCTCTAGTTACTACGGTGTCAGGTCCAACTTCTGTTGTGCCAACATTTTCCCAGATTCATGTGTTGAATAAACCATTTAATGGATTTTGATTGGTATATATTTCTCTACCATCTCAACTATAGATATGCACAtatctggctgcctcctcctcctcctccaagaaagaaagttaggttcgtgcctctcgccggcgccgacgcaggtccgcctcgtcttcggtggccctagggccatggaggcacggtggatcctggcaagggccggcgggagggctccgtttttagtcttTTTTACAATcttgctagggtttgtgtcctgttcAGGAAGGTGAGACGGCGGCGGGCTCCCTGaatatggaataaaggtctccctgcctagcccccgttccggcggtgcgtctagcatcgttggtgggcgtgtggaggtgtgtttcCGGCAGatttatctttggtggatttgttcGGATCTCGTCAttgttcgtctatgttcgtgtgtcttcggcatggatccttccgatctacgttatttttcataggcggcggttgttgttctggggtgctggtcctatgtGACCTTGGCACGACGACTTCCCGTCTGTCTActgcaacaagttgtgcccgactccggcgatgggggtgtaatgacggcggcgcgccttcggctcgcttcagtactTGTAGTCATTGCTAAGTGGTCTACAAATCTAGATgtaattttttatttctgatgtttGTTGTACCGCCATGATTGATTGAagctgaatagattgaaagttttcccgTAAAAAATACATATGCACACATCATGCATGAAATTATTATTTAAAATAGTAAACCatgcctttttattttatttttaagagACAGGCAGGTGCACGATATGTAGTATTACAGATATGCTTGCACAAGGGGACAACGCCGGAAACCGTAGAAAAAGCGTCCACACACACAACTCAAACATTGGTACTTGTACATCTTAATTAGGCGGAGATCCTCATGAGCGATGGCCGCTACATTTCGATAAGCTAGTACTTCTTCGCAGTCGAAGCAACAAAGATAGGTGACGGAAATCAATGGGTAAGAattaatagtagatgttttttcTCCAAGCCATCGGAGAAAAAAAACACTGTCGGCTCTATAAGAGAACCGACTATGAAATCGTCCATATCACAAGCAGGTTTTTTTAACTCCTTGGCAGTACATTCCCTAACTAGATTAATGCACCGCTTACAAATGTTCATTCAACCTTATATACTGCCAAATTGTtgcctactcccttcgtcccacaaTATAATAACGTTTTCCAAGCTGCTTGAAAAACTttcttatattatgagatggagggagtatgttGTAAGCTTTAAGTCATGTCTTCCTTTCTTTTATCCTCACACTAACACTAACAATTACCATTGGCTCGTTAGGCTCTCTCTCGGTCAAACTCAAAGACAGATTGATAATGAAGATGTTTTTTTTTCCGAAAAGGATAATGAAGACGGTTTGAGGAAAAGAACATAGAGAAATGCATCGAGCTTCCTCATCTCATTTTCTGCATACGAAGAAGTCAAGAGAAATAACATAGTTCTTCATCTATAGTACTTTGCGTTTTTTTAATTTGAATCAACTAATGCTACTTCTTGAGAAACTTCCATCATGTTGTTCGAATGAAAAAAAAAAGCAAATTATTGTCTACTTTGTCTTGTTGTTTCGGGAGAAAATAAAGAGATGCCGATTCATTAAGTGCTAGCAggataatatgttaaaatcaagcTGATATCAAGTAGTAtatcacacacaaaaaaaacactccACATGATGTATATTAGACAAAACAAAGAATTTCACATTCACGTTAAGTGATTTTCTCTAATTCATAGTGAAATGGACAATCACTGTTACATTTACATGGGGATGTAAGGAACTAAAGATGGTCTTCTTGAAAATAACGTGCATTTGTTCATGATAGAAATGCAATTTGACCTAACATCACACAAGAGAACCAACCACATCCTTCTTCACAACTGCAGAATAAGGCAAGGATACAACTTTCTGTCTTGATTAGGACTTCTCATAACTTGTTGGAACTTCAACATGACGGAATTTTTTATTCTATGTGCTAGTACGTAGCAGTATTATTTttgcaacaaaacaaaacaaactcGATCTTCCTCCATCTTGAAATTCCAACAAATTCATCAAGCAAATTCATCAAGCAGGTCAACCCTTTGGTTAACCCAGTTAAGTAAAATGTAGTACTAGTAATTACACACACGAATCATGCGTACGTAGTAGTAGCAGTTGGCCAGCTGAGTAACTGGTGCATCATCCAGTGCGCGCCAGCTTGCGCGCGCTCATGTCCAGAGAGGCTCGTCGGCCCAGCCGACGTGCCCGGCCTGCATGATGCCGCTGCCGCCCGCCGCGCTGCCGTCGACGGTGTAGAGCGCGTCCGTGGGCGCGGAGCCTACACCAGGCGGTGCGGCGAGCTGGGACTGTGATCCGCCTACGCCGGTGCAGTAGGCGTCCTGcggaggcgtggcggcggcggtggccaccTCGACGCAGAGCAGCGCGACGAGGTGCGCGtggtgggcgcgggcggcggcgagctccgcctGCGCGCGCGCGAGCTGCGCCTTGAGGCCGTCGACCTGCCTCTGGAGCTGGCAGATTGCGCCGGCGCTGCCGTAGACGGGGtcccgcgcgcgcgccgccgcctcgtacACCATGCTGCTCACCGCGTCCGCGCGCTGCTCCTCGGGCAGGTCCTGCAGGAGCTTGATGATGTTGCTGGCGCCGAAGACGCGGTGCGCGGTGGCGAACTTGTGGGGGTCCGTGGGCGGGAAGTAGGGCGCCAGCACGCAGCGGTCCACGCACCGGCGGCGGAGGATCTTGCACGCCGCGCACGGGCTCATCACCACCGCCGTCCCCGTCGCCATTGCCGGCGGCGACGTCGGGGTCGGTGACGAGTGCAACGGCGCCGTGTCGCCCGACGACTCCATGTTCGGTTCGcgcgagctcgattcacttcgaGCTGAGCTGAGCTAGCTGGTTGCGAAATTCTGTCGCCGTTGGTGTGGTGTATATATAGGGTGTCCGTGTGGGAAAGCTAGGAGTAGAAGCTAGGTGTAGTTGCGGAAAGTACATTTGATGGCCGAGCTGCACGAAGCCCTTTTTTTTGTGTGGAAAATACATTTTCTACACTTCAAAAAAAGTTTTATTACACAACTTAAAAAAAAATCTGAGAAAGAGTAGAAGCTAGGTGTAGTTTTGGTTCTTAGGAGGGTCTGTATTAGGAGTTCTTGACAAAGTGATTTGCTATTTCTTGGTGGATTAGATTGAATATTTTTGAGCTTTGCACTCTAAATAAATATTCCCTCTGTAGTGTAGAAAACACAATaccattttgagacggagggagtagataattgTAATTTGGACCACCTATGAATAATGCGTAGACGGTTTGCACTAGATTTTGGAAAAACACAAGTTGGTAGTGTTTCTTTTGCGAAAAGGAGTAACAAAATTCATCGGAAGTACAAAGTACCTCAAACATACTAAAAATTACATTGCACCATATTTGAGAAATTTGACAACTTTGCACTTTATTTTTGTTCTATATTTTCAGAGAATTTTAAGATTCCTATTTACCACATAGCAAGTAAGAAATCCTAGCTGATGGTAAATTCGACTACAAAAACATAGGACATATACAAGATGAATaggtatttttttttacttttttggtaAGAAACATAGATGCACACACCACACACCACACTGACGCACTCACACGTGTAGTGAAGATCGGATTAGAATTGCGGAGCTTCAAGGTTGACAATTCATGTGCCTCGCTATCGAGGTGAACGTCATTTCCCACTGAAAAAATAATATGCATTGATGAGACAAAAATGTCAAACCTGGAATTTGATCCCTAGTGGGCCCAAGTACCACCACCCTCCTACCCATCCAACCGCTGGTTGGTTCTCATATTTTTGACAATTTCGATGAACATTCGAACTAGTGGCCTTCATATATGCATCTCCATTTGGAGTAAAACTTATCATACAAGTGCATATGGTATTTTGAAGTCTGATATTTTTCCCTCTTCTTACCACATTCTAAGGTGTTGGAAGAAAAACCCCATGCGCTTTATATTCAATATCTATGTATATTGTTTGGTACTTCAGTATTTATATTGACATTATATATGGGTTTCTTGTAACTGGTAGAAATACAACCCAGTTGATTAATAGTTAGTATATTTTTTATGTACTTAAAACGTGGGTATGTGACATCCTTCATGTGTATTTCCAAAAAAAAAATCACACTTTTTTCTTAACCAATTAAGCCCAAATCATGATCTTCACCCACATGGATTTGGTTATGTCGCCAAAATCACGAGTTGCAGAGATGAGAACCATGAAAAGCAAGATCCCAATTGACATGGTTTGTTCTTCTCGAACGCACATGTTAAAAAAGACTAGACATTAATCCCTTATGTTGAAACAAAACCGAAAGATAAGTACTCCAAGATTGTTTAGTATTGCATTAATTAGAAATTTTATATCTTTCATTATTTGCCTTCAAAATCAAAATAGAAGTCCACAAAAGCCCTACACAATCATTACCATCATCTTACTCATAAGAGGTAATATTAATCAATGGATTAAAAAGATTTTATGCCTCGGTCGATTTGGAAGCCTCTTAAAAGAGCTCATATTCTCAATTTGAACCACACTTTTTGCATCatatgtgaaagtgctagttatcgactagagggggagggtgaataggcgatttttatcaaagtcttcaaaacatggaagtttcaaagacaaacaatagaaatgacctaattgatatgcagcggaagataaactacacaaagcaagccatagtcaagtatgcaatagtggtaACGTACGAAgacaaatagcagctaggtagtaaggatcaagatggaagatagtatgaagccaatcaacaatagtagtcaaacattgaagtcaaacagataagacagataagcaatgacttcacaaagacaaactcaaggtaaaggagggaaagggatagaaccagtcacttgttgaagacacaggatttgttggaccagttccagttgctgtgacaactgtacgtttggttagggaggctgagattcaactcagaagaccgcgtcttcaccttattccccttgagctaaggacacacagtcctcgcccaatcactttggtaagtcttcaaggtagacttccgaaccttcacagacttcgttcaccgccaatccacaatgactcttggatgctcaggacacgacgcctaaccggctggaggatacacagtcctcaagtgtaataagtcttcaggtcacacagacagaaagactttagtgaacttggaccccacttaacagtgcggtggttcctatgactcaacaaagaagaaaaggaaacaacgaaacaactcagtcttcgcgctccatagtcttcactcaatgtcttctcatgtcatagacttcagtgtgaatatattcacacaccaccattgtcttcaatgccttcatacatttttaggggtcatctccggtaggtaaaccgaatcaatgagggacactacctgcgttatcctgcaattctcacaaacgcattagtccctcaaccaactttgtcgtcaatactccaaaaccaactaggggtggcactagatgcacttacaatctccccctttttggtgattgatgacaaactggttgaagttttcaacgggaaagaagtatgtgaaattgtaaagggtagcgtattgtcttcataagaggcaagggctccccctgaagatgtgcatataagtaattttcttttggaatgcaaatgcacatggcaggttgtacttgtggagatcctcttcaacttatgaagataattcatcatgcatgaaatgatataacttaaagaatgacatgcataatggaaaatggacgtctgcagaatgatctaagtgcggtagttatcatcgcacgtggaaacgcaaataagtagcagacgaccatcaagtttaagtgttacaactcaaggaatgaagtgtatcaaaagcaagagttgtaagcactaggaaaaaaaataaagcaaccgcccttatgaacccgcttgaagactatcaaactcatatgcttctcccccttttgttagtaatgaccaaaaaggtttgaagacatagagcatctactcgtcctcaggaGGAGTAgtcgaagcagcagggttgtcgttgtcgtttggcggtgcagacgaacttggtgcagtgtcgatgcgtgcagatgtagggggtggtgaagtagcatcgtcttcatcatcgatcacattggcattgaccattgccgcggaggaagaatagtcagaatcttcaagagatggagttcttcgtaggacagcattccgtggaggagtgggtcaaacttgaatctttcagtgaagccatcgtcttgaagatcagcttcagcactaagcaggttcaaactcttccatgatcgccgacaagtttcgtgagtgacaaatgcattcttggtggcaaggttttgaatgcgatttacatccaccaaggggctttgcatctgacgcttgagccaaaaataatgcttatcttgcttctgatgcagggccacaagaagttctcagtcattgaggacccgagagcgcttccgaggcctttgagcaattgtgctctcagtagcttcagttggcgcacgatgaggcagacgagtgtttccagctattggatagacacgcgtgacagcttggactccttccataggctgagtgaagctttgatgttcagcattttgaagacaaagaggcttcttggcaggttcagggtatatggcttcaactaacatatcaacctctggtaggaagatcacatgattgcgagcagatgattgatagttgacagcagagtgttgcttgatgaggcgcatgacccatggagcatagaacttcagtccaaaaaggtcagatccagatgcagccagttgcctgatgaagaaatcttgcacattgaagctgatgccatttagGATGTAAAAGAccgatgtcttcatggctccttcaagttttgcagctgatgaatgtcctttgatcggccatagagtccgcctgatgatatgatatatagtgcgcgccagatactcaaggtcatcaacaaagaactcctttggatattcagcatcacgtggcaaaggcttcatcatgctcaacatcgggctcatattgggttcagccttatggaagatgctctccagtgcattgcggtggttttgacaaccaggttcatatagctctccaggAGTGGATAGGCatgtaagtgaaggaaatatgccctagaggcaataataaagttattatttatttccttatttcaggataaatgtttattattcatgctagaattgtattaaccggaaacataatacatgtgcgaatacatagacaaacatagtgtcactagtatgcctctacttgactagctcgtgaatcaaagatggttaagtttcctagccatggacaaaagagttgtcatttaattaacgggatcacatcattaggagaatgatgtgattgacttgacccattccgttagcttagcacaggatcgtttagtatgttgctactgctttcttcatgacttatacatgttcctgtgactatgagattatgcaactcccgtttaccagaggaacactttgtgtgctaccaaacatcacaacgtaactgggtgattataaaggtgctctacaggtgtctccaaaggtacatgttgggttggcgtatttcgagattaggttttgtcactccgattgtcggagaggtatctctgggccctctcggtaatacacatcacttaagccttgcaagcattgcaactaatgagttagttgtgggatgatgtattacggaatgagtaaagagacttgccggtaacgagattgaactaggtattggataccgacgatcgaatctcgggcaagtaacatatcgatgacaaagggaacaacgtatgttgttatgcggtttgaccgataaagatcttcgtagaatatgaggtctacatagttctcgaacccgtagggtccgcacgcttaaggtttcgatgacagttatattatgagtttatgagttttttatgtaccgaaagagttcggagtcccggatgagatcggggacatgacgtggagtctcgaaatggtcgagacgtaaagatcgatatattggacgactatattcggagttcagaaaggttccaagtgattcgggtatttttcggagtaccggagagttacgggaattcgccggggagtatatgggccttattgggccatacgggaatagaggagagaggccgaaagaaaGGAGGTgcacagcccccctctggtccgaattggacaaggggtgcggcccccttttccttcctcctctccccctctttccccttctcttactccaacaagggaggtggaatcctactaggactagggagtcctagtaggactccacacttggcgcgccccctcctagggccggccacctccccccttgctcctttatatacgggggcaggggcaccccatgacacacaagttgatctatggatcgttccttagccgtgtgtggtgcc encodes:
- the LOC119301961 gene encoding LOB domain-containing protein 1-like; translated protein: MESSGDTAPLHSSPTPTSPPAMATGTAVVMSPCAACKILRRRCVDRCVLAPYFPPTDPHKFATAHRVFGASNIIKLLQDLPEEQRADAVSSMVYEAAARARDPVYGSAGAICQLQRQVDGLKAQLARAQAELAAARAHHAHLVALLCVEVATAAATPPQDAYCTGVGGSQSQLAAPPGVGSAPTDALYTVDGSAAGGSGIMQAGHVGWADEPLWT